One genomic window of Stigmatella ashevillena includes the following:
- a CDS encoding PEP/pyruvate-binding domain-containing protein, producing the protein MRPHLFFIAAAALVCACSEDSSSGEEPVQEGTCALEDETSRPGFLFRLGCQKDFNALASEPLDTSIPGARSVKVVLDQFDNDTLYFQNSTEYAIHYEFVSANLSGAGKPLVGSLADFNQTEYYAPGRRFLLGSVTYYEGPDVWALEIAPYDTASAAMVTQLYDAIRKAGFFGPALFFHPTSQAVEAEAKKLAASVPVKTTAELFAAIDYQPLNLAASVGRLRFITADELDQTYLSYRDMVVLDRVPNDISVVLGIITEEFQTPLSHVNVLSQNRKTPNMGLRNATANASLRALDGKWVRLTVGAFNWSIEEVTSTEADAYWEAHKPKPVQLPTADRTVKDLRDLEQVVTEGSSSLRDAIKSAIPAFGGKAAHYSVLANTPGLPVRKAFAVPAGYYVQFMEENGFYERLDQLLADPEFQQKPAVRDARLKEFRKAMEAAPVNAEFQALLKAKLATDYPGLTMRFRTSTNSEDLEGFPCAGCYESHTGDPSDWEDVLDAIRETWASIWLFRTFEERAYSSIDHKSVVMALLVHHNFPDEEANGVALTANPFDPSGLQPGLYVNVQAGGDAEVVHPPPGITSDQFIYEFHQPGLPITYLSHSNLVNDGETVLTPSQVFELGKALDAIHERFSPAYGPRAGNTGWYAMDVEFKFDGEPGQIPTLTVKQARPHPGRGQ; encoded by the coding sequence TTGCGTCCCCATCTCTTTTTCATCGCGGCCGCGGCACTGGTGTGCGCCTGCTCGGAGGACTCCTCGTCTGGCGAGGAGCCGGTCCAGGAGGGAACCTGCGCACTGGAAGACGAGACCTCCCGCCCTGGCTTTCTGTTCCGTCTCGGGTGCCAGAAGGACTTCAACGCCCTCGCCTCCGAGCCGCTCGACACCAGCATCCCGGGAGCCCGCTCGGTGAAGGTCGTGCTGGATCAATTCGACAACGACACCCTCTACTTCCAGAACAGCACGGAGTACGCGATTCACTATGAGTTCGTCTCCGCGAACCTCTCCGGCGCGGGAAAGCCGCTCGTGGGCTCGCTCGCGGACTTCAACCAGACGGAATACTACGCTCCCGGCCGACGCTTCCTGCTGGGCTCCGTCACGTACTACGAAGGGCCAGACGTCTGGGCGCTCGAGATCGCTCCCTATGACACCGCCTCCGCGGCCATGGTGACCCAGCTTTACGACGCCATCCGCAAGGCGGGGTTCTTCGGCCCGGCGCTGTTCTTTCATCCCACGTCCCAGGCGGTCGAAGCTGAAGCGAAGAAGCTGGCGGCGTCCGTCCCGGTGAAGACGACCGCCGAGCTCTTCGCGGCCATCGATTATCAGCCCCTCAATCTGGCGGCCTCGGTCGGCAGGCTGAGGTTCATCACCGCGGACGAGTTGGATCAGACCTATCTGTCCTACCGGGACATGGTCGTGCTGGACAGGGTGCCCAATGACATCTCCGTGGTGCTGGGGATCATCACCGAGGAGTTTCAGACCCCGCTGTCCCACGTGAACGTCCTCTCTCAGAATCGGAAGACGCCGAACATGGGGTTGCGCAATGCCACGGCCAACGCCTCGCTGCGAGCACTCGACGGAAAGTGGGTGCGGCTAACCGTGGGTGCTTTCAACTGGAGCATCGAGGAGGTGACGAGCACCGAAGCCGATGCCTACTGGGAAGCGCACAAGCCGAAGCCCGTGCAGCTCCCCACCGCTGACCGGACGGTGAAGGATCTACGAGACCTCGAGCAGGTTGTCACCGAGGGCTCCTCCTCGCTGCGGGATGCGATCAAGAGCGCCATCCCCGCGTTCGGAGGGAAGGCGGCTCACTACTCGGTTCTCGCCAATACCCCCGGGCTTCCCGTCCGCAAGGCCTTCGCCGTTCCTGCTGGGTACTACGTGCAATTCATGGAGGAGAACGGCTTCTATGAACGGCTGGATCAACTGCTGGCGGATCCCGAGTTTCAGCAAAAGCCAGCGGTGCGGGACGCACGCCTCAAAGAGTTCCGGAAGGCCATGGAGGCAGCTCCCGTGAATGCCGAGTTCCAGGCACTGCTCAAGGCCAAGCTGGCCACGGACTACCCGGGCTTGACCATGCGGTTCCGCACCAGCACGAACAGCGAAGATCTGGAGGGGTTTCCATGCGCCGGGTGCTACGAGTCCCACACCGGAGACCCCAGCGATTGGGAAGATGTCCTCGACGCCATCCGCGAAACCTGGGCCAGTATCTGGCTGTTCCGCACCTTCGAGGAGCGCGCCTACAGCAGCATCGACCACAAGTCCGTCGTGATGGCCCTGCTGGTGCACCACAACTTCCCGGACGAAGAGGCCAACGGCGTGGCGCTCACGGCGAACCCCTTTGATCCTTCAGGCCTCCAGCCCGGGCTCTACGTAAACGTGCAGGCGGGGGGTGACGCGGAAGTGGTCCACCCTCCTCCTGGAATCACGAGCGATCAGTTCATCTACGAGTTCCATCAACCCGGCCTCCCCATCACGTACCTGTCCCACTCCAACCTGGTGAATGACGGGGAGACGGTGCTGACGCCTTCTCAGGTCTTCGAGTTGGGAAAAGCCCTCGATGCGATTCATGAGCGCTTCTCCCCCGCCTACGGGCCCCGTGCGGGCAACACGGGCTGGTACGCCATGGATGTCGAATTCAAGTTCGACGGAGAACCCGGCCAGATTCCCACATTGACGGTCAAACAAGCGCGTCCCCATCCAGGACGGGGACAGTGA
- a CDS encoding cysteine hydrolase family protein, whose product MPEKHSHAALLIIDVINDLEFPGGEKVLPWARKMVDRLAPVAERARRSGVPVIYVNDNFGQWRSNFSELFEYCTRPEARGREVALALKPHPDDYFIVKPKHSVFFSTSLVPLLEYLGTSHLILAGIATNLCVFFSAHDAHMHEYGISVLSDCCCAESDTDHDIALDQLKRFLRVQICRGAELDMASLAT is encoded by the coding sequence ATGCCGGAGAAGCACTCCCACGCCGCGCTGTTGATCATCGACGTCATCAACGATCTGGAGTTTCCAGGGGGCGAGAAGGTCCTGCCCTGGGCCCGGAAGATGGTCGATCGGCTCGCCCCTGTGGCCGAACGGGCCCGGCGCTCAGGCGTGCCGGTCATCTACGTCAACGACAACTTCGGCCAGTGGCGCAGCAACTTCAGCGAGCTCTTCGAATACTGTACGAGGCCCGAGGCCCGGGGCCGCGAGGTGGCCTTGGCGCTCAAACCGCACCCGGACGATTACTTCATCGTCAAGCCCAAGCACTCCGTCTTCTTTTCGACCTCGCTGGTGCCGTTGCTGGAATACCTGGGCACCTCCCACCTGATCCTGGCGGGCATCGCAACGAACCTTTGCGTCTTCTTCAGCGCCCATGACGCGCACATGCACGAGTACGGCATCTCCGTGCTGAGCGACTGCTGCTGCGCCGAGAGCGATACGGATCACGACATCGCGTTGGATCAGCTCAAGCGGTTCCTAAGGGTGCAGATCTGCCGAGGGGCAGAGCTGGACATGGCCAGCCTGGCAACGTGA
- a CDS encoding alkaline phosphatase PhoX, translating to MRSENSKWWWALAAVGLCACTGDTGPTGPSGPEGPSGPPGNPSETVKSLSFTPVNVAVTDAQKRSVYASPKARVNGKEVSIQYETVMRTGRSLSGHVFGRMIQKDGSPVRNTDGSEFISPSNDFSALIQKGNKIFELTQFETTPAAMYLSELSQDANGKLTAISTRPIDFSGVEGYWTPCAGSVSPWSTNLSSEEYPADARLFETAASVSALPSADRSMLRYWGLDPTTATIEEAKAVYSPYRYGFVVEVAVDGSGTTTVSKHYAAGRRALELAYVMPDRRTAYLSDDGVNDGFNMFVAAREGDLSEGQLYAARWFQTSPADQPAGQADLYWIPLGPSATDAQVKALIDGGIQFSHIFETEPQAADGTCPSAASGFRPINTETGRECLKLKAGQELAASRLETRRYAAYVGATTEFRKTEGITYNPTNHRLYVSFSELNSGMISDPANRDLGGPNHVQLARNDCGAVYEMAITPNAAIGSDYVAESASALVEGVWLGGTGGSIYPETSPYHDPTYTYVDSTGAIKSSPANLCSVSHIANPDNLSFINGYDTLLIGEDTVNGHQNDMVWAYNLVTRELTRIFSAPYGSETTGVYFYPDINGYAYIKTQVQHPYGESDTNKVGSDLSVTHSYTGYIGPFPAMN from the coding sequence ATGCGCTCGGAAAATTCGAAGTGGTGGTGGGCGTTGGCAGCGGTGGGGCTGTGCGCGTGTACGGGAGACACAGGTCCCACAGGACCCTCGGGACCCGAAGGGCCTTCGGGTCCCCCGGGCAATCCCAGCGAGACGGTCAAGTCGCTCAGCTTCACGCCCGTCAACGTCGCCGTCACGGATGCACAGAAGCGGTCGGTCTATGCCAGCCCGAAAGCGCGGGTGAATGGCAAAGAGGTCTCCATTCAGTATGAGACCGTGATGCGCACAGGCCGCTCGCTGAGTGGGCACGTCTTCGGGCGCATGATTCAGAAGGACGGCAGTCCGGTGCGGAACACCGATGGTTCGGAGTTCATCTCTCCGTCCAATGACTTCTCGGCGCTCATCCAGAAGGGGAACAAGATCTTCGAGCTCACCCAGTTCGAGACCACCCCCGCGGCGATGTATCTGTCCGAGCTGAGCCAGGATGCCAATGGCAAGCTCACGGCCATCAGCACCCGGCCCATCGACTTCTCGGGCGTGGAAGGCTACTGGACGCCGTGCGCGGGCAGCGTGTCTCCCTGGAGCACGAACCTCTCCAGCGAGGAGTACCCGGCGGATGCGCGCCTCTTCGAGACCGCGGCGTCGGTGAGCGCGCTTCCCTCGGCGGACCGCTCGATGCTCCGCTACTGGGGGCTGGATCCCACCACCGCGACCATCGAAGAGGCCAAGGCCGTCTACTCGCCCTACCGGTATGGCTTCGTGGTCGAGGTGGCCGTGGATGGCTCGGGAACCACCACCGTGTCGAAGCACTACGCGGCGGGCCGCCGGGCGCTCGAGCTGGCCTATGTGATGCCGGACCGCAGGACCGCCTACCTGAGCGACGACGGGGTCAACGACGGCTTCAACATGTTCGTGGCGGCGCGGGAAGGGGACCTGTCCGAGGGCCAGCTTTACGCGGCGCGTTGGTTCCAGACCAGCCCGGCAGACCAGCCCGCGGGCCAGGCGGACCTCTACTGGATTCCGCTGGGGCCCAGCGCGACGGACGCGCAGGTGAAGGCGCTGATCGACGGCGGCATCCAGTTCTCCCACATCTTCGAGACGGAGCCCCAGGCCGCCGATGGCACGTGCCCGAGCGCCGCCTCCGGCTTCCGGCCGATCAACACCGAGACGGGCCGCGAGTGCTTGAAGTTGAAGGCGGGCCAGGAGCTGGCGGCCTCGCGGCTGGAGACGCGCCGGTATGCCGCCTACGTGGGGGCGACCACCGAGTTCCGCAAGACCGAGGGCATCACCTACAACCCCACCAACCACCGGCTCTACGTCTCCTTCAGTGAGCTGAACAGCGGGATGATCAGCGATCCCGCGAACAGGGACCTGGGCGGCCCCAACCATGTCCAGTTGGCCCGCAATGACTGTGGCGCGGTCTATGAGATGGCCATCACCCCCAACGCGGCCATTGGCAGCGACTACGTGGCCGAGTCCGCCTCGGCCCTGGTCGAAGGGGTGTGGCTGGGAGGCACGGGCGGGAGCATCTACCCGGAGACCAGCCCTTACCACGATCCCACCTACACGTATGTGGACAGCACGGGCGCCATCAAATCCTCGCCCGCGAACCTCTGCAGCGTGAGCCACATCGCCAATCCCGACAACCTGTCCTTCATCAATGGGTACGACACGCTGCTCATTGGAGAGGACACGGTGAATGGCCATCAGAATGACATGGTGTGGGCGTACAACCTGGTCACGCGCGAGCTGACCCGCATCTTCTCCGCGCCCTACGGTTCAGAGACGACGGGCGTCTACTTCTACCCGGACATCAACGGGTACGCGTACATCAAGACCCAGGTACAGCACCCCTACGGCGAGTCCGACACCAACAAGGTGGGCTCGGACCTGAGCGTGACGCATTCGTACACGGGGTACATTGGACCGTTCCCCGCGATGAATTGA
- a CDS encoding FIST signal transduction protein, translating into MKVAQKVWTEANGWQDTAQQSKGTGAHLVLLFGARAPLQDAALFRQVRSWYPEALIVGCSTAGEICGTEVLDASVVATAVWFEHTRIHLAQAHLDTMEQSHDAGASLAKLLHQPGLSHVLVLSDGLKVNGTELVRGLREHLPRQVALTGGLAGDGPDFLKTVVCCNSEPMEGGIAAVGFYGERLRIGYGSLGGWDAFGPERLITRAKSNVLYELDGHSALELYKQYLGEHATGLPATALRFPLSLRSEQEGCGLVRTVLSINEQEQSMTFAGDMPEGAYARLMKANFDRLIDGAAGAAREGIERMGSFLPELAVLISCVGRKLVLKQRVEEEVEGVREVLGPTPVLTGFYSYGEICPNGDVPRCELHNQTMTITAFSES; encoded by the coding sequence ATGAAGGTAGCGCAGAAGGTGTGGACCGAGGCGAATGGGTGGCAGGACACAGCCCAGCAGAGCAAGGGCACGGGGGCCCATCTGGTGCTGCTGTTCGGCGCGAGGGCCCCACTCCAAGACGCTGCGCTCTTCCGGCAGGTTCGCTCCTGGTATCCGGAAGCCCTCATCGTGGGATGTTCCACTGCGGGTGAGATTTGCGGCACCGAGGTGCTGGATGCTTCCGTGGTGGCCACGGCCGTGTGGTTCGAGCACACCCGGATTCACCTGGCCCAGGCCCACCTGGACACCATGGAGCAAAGCCATGACGCGGGGGCGTCCCTGGCCAAGCTGCTGCATCAGCCCGGGCTCTCCCACGTCCTGGTCCTGTCCGATGGGCTGAAGGTGAACGGCACCGAGCTCGTGCGCGGCCTGCGCGAGCATCTGCCCCGCCAAGTGGCGCTGACGGGAGGACTGGCCGGCGATGGCCCGGACTTCTTGAAGACGGTCGTCTGCTGTAACAGCGAGCCCATGGAAGGCGGGATCGCCGCCGTGGGCTTCTATGGCGAGCGGCTGCGCATCGGCTACGGCTCACTCGGGGGGTGGGATGCCTTCGGACCGGAGCGCCTCATCACCCGCGCCAAGAGCAACGTTCTCTATGAACTCGATGGCCACTCGGCGTTGGAGCTCTACAAGCAATATCTGGGCGAGCACGCCACGGGCCTTCCCGCCACCGCGCTGCGCTTTCCCCTGTCCCTGCGCAGCGAGCAGGAGGGCTGCGGCCTGGTGCGCACCGTGCTCAGCATCAACGAGCAGGAGCAGAGCATGACCTTCGCGGGCGACATGCCCGAGGGAGCCTATGCGCGCTTGATGAAGGCCAACTTCGACCGGCTCATCGACGGAGCCGCTGGCGCGGCGCGGGAGGGAATCGAGCGCATGGGCAGCTTCCTGCCCGAGTTGGCCGTGCTGATCAGCTGCGTGGGCCGCAAGCTGGTGCTCAAGCAACGCGTGGAGGAAGAAGTTGAAGGCGTGCGCGAGGTCCTCGGACCGACGCCCGTCTTGACCGGGTTCTATTCCTATGGGGAGATCTGCCCGAACGGCGATGTCCCCCGGTGTGAACTCCACAACCAGACCATGACCATCACGGCCTTCTCAGAATCGTGA
- a CDS encoding ATP-binding protein, translating into MSYHKLLERQLRRCFGGPDRLPPGLDAFLAAVNEAYHAADEDRLLIERSLELMSQELTARNDQLRIELADKQRAEQALRAEKEEQAALIQKLEDTHSQLLQSEKMASIGQLAAGLAHEINNPIGFVSSNLDTLRGYVGDLMKIIAAFEAEEPTLGEAARHHLTTLKEQVELAYLRGDAMPLLNESLEGIRRVRQIIRDLTDFSHVDDAQWQRSDLHKGLDSTLNIVHNEVRYVADVIKQYGELPEVECLPSQVNQVFLNMLVNAAQAIKGKRGTLTLRTGLETRDSVFVEISDNGEGIAPEHLTRIFDPFFTTKPVGKGTGLGLSLSYSIIAKHHGRIEVRSERGTGTTFRIILPVNQAAPARSSS; encoded by the coding sequence GTGAGCTACCACAAGCTGCTCGAAAGACAGCTTCGGCGTTGCTTTGGCGGACCGGACCGGCTGCCCCCGGGCCTGGACGCGTTTCTGGCGGCGGTGAACGAGGCCTATCACGCCGCGGATGAAGACCGGCTCCTGATCGAACGCTCGCTCGAGCTGATGTCCCAAGAGCTCACGGCGCGCAACGATCAGCTTCGCATCGAGCTGGCCGACAAGCAGCGCGCCGAGCAGGCCCTCCGCGCGGAGAAGGAGGAACAGGCGGCGCTGATCCAGAAGCTCGAGGACACCCACAGCCAACTCCTCCAGTCGGAGAAGATGGCGTCGATTGGCCAGCTCGCCGCGGGCCTTGCCCACGAAATCAACAACCCCATCGGGTTCGTGAGCAGCAACCTCGACACCCTGCGCGGCTACGTGGGCGACCTGATGAAGATCATCGCCGCCTTCGAAGCGGAAGAACCCACGCTCGGCGAGGCCGCACGCCACCACCTCACCACCCTCAAGGAGCAGGTGGAGCTCGCGTACCTTCGCGGCGACGCGATGCCCCTGCTCAATGAGTCCCTGGAGGGAATCCGCAGGGTGCGCCAGATCATCCGGGACTTGACGGACTTCTCACACGTGGACGACGCCCAGTGGCAGCGGTCGGACCTGCACAAGGGCCTCGATAGCACGCTCAACATCGTGCACAACGAAGTCCGGTACGTGGCGGATGTCATCAAGCAGTATGGCGAGCTTCCTGAAGTGGAGTGCCTGCCATCTCAGGTCAATCAGGTGTTCCTGAACATGCTCGTCAACGCCGCCCAGGCCATCAAGGGCAAGCGCGGCACCCTCACCTTGCGCACCGGCCTGGAGACGAGGGACAGCGTGTTCGTCGAGATCTCCGACAACGGCGAGGGAATTGCTCCCGAGCACCTCACGCGCATCTTCGATCCGTTCTTCACCACCAAGCCGGTGGGAAAAGGAACGGGTCTTGGGCTGTCGCTCTCCTACAGCATCATCGCCAAGCACCACGGCCGCATCGAAGTGCGCAGCGAGCGGGGCACGGGCACCACGTTCCGAATCATCCTGCCCGTGAACCAGGCCGCACCCGCGCGCTCGTCCTCCTGA
- a CDS encoding heme-degrading domain-containing protein yields MSITLEQLLSEEAELQFDRLSHEEVLTLGATLLEKAQRERLPVVLDVTLGGLTILHCALPGSRPDNEDWVRRKKNTVSRFWHSSLYMGRYYASKGTSLTDKPHIDPAEFVDHGGSFPLLLRGLGCVGSITVSGLTQEEDHALVVGVLREWLAVRRAA; encoded by the coding sequence GTGTCCATCACTTTGGAGCAGTTGCTGTCGGAGGAGGCCGAGTTGCAGTTTGACCGGCTGAGCCATGAAGAGGTGCTCACGCTGGGGGCGACCTTGCTCGAAAAGGCGCAGCGGGAGCGGCTGCCGGTGGTGTTGGATGTGACGCTGGGCGGGCTCACCATTCTGCACTGCGCCTTACCCGGCAGCCGGCCGGACAACGAAGACTGGGTACGCCGCAAGAAGAACACGGTGTCCCGTTTCTGGCACAGCTCGCTCTACATGGGCCGCTATTACGCCTCGAAGGGGACGAGCTTGACGGACAAGCCGCACATTGACCCCGCGGAGTTCGTGGACCATGGGGGCAGCTTCCCGTTGTTGCTCCGGGGCCTGGGGTGTGTCGGCAGCATCACCGTGTCTGGATTGACCCAGGAAGAGGACCATGCGCTGGTGGTGGGCGTGCTGCGCGAGTGGTTGGCGGTCCGCCGGGCCGCGTGA
- a CDS encoding nucleotidyltransferase, giving the protein MSDIDIQATEQASGPQPQEASPPPVQRPSKAPPPMQADQRPPIERGAHLLALSALKNAEIPFVVAGAYALHLYTGIYRDTKDLDIFLKREHVARAMEALSSMSFQTKMHDPVWIAKAYANDEYFADLIFSSGNGVAVVDDLWIDRAHPGVVHGLPILVAPPEDIIWSKSFVCERERFDGTDINHLILARGKQMDWKHLMMRFDPHWEVLLAHLTFYRFAYPGQRDHVPQWIWNELLERARKQENEPEKKKLCRGMIIAQGQYRVDVEHWGYADARVEEIPTFRDYRKG; this is encoded by the coding sequence ATGAGCGATATCGACATCCAGGCCACGGAACAGGCCAGCGGTCCCCAACCCCAGGAAGCCTCGCCACCGCCGGTACAGCGGCCCAGCAAGGCTCCTCCCCCCATGCAAGCCGACCAGCGCCCGCCCATCGAGCGGGGCGCGCACCTGCTGGCCTTGAGCGCGCTCAAGAACGCGGAGATTCCTTTCGTGGTCGCGGGTGCCTACGCGCTGCACCTCTACACGGGCATTTACCGGGATACCAAGGACCTGGACATCTTCCTCAAGCGCGAACACGTCGCGCGCGCCATGGAAGCCCTGTCGAGCATGTCCTTCCAGACGAAGATGCATGATCCGGTGTGGATCGCGAAGGCCTACGCCAACGACGAATACTTCGCCGACCTCATCTTCAGCTCGGGCAATGGCGTGGCGGTGGTGGATGATCTGTGGATCGACCGGGCCCACCCGGGCGTCGTCCACGGGCTGCCCATCCTGGTGGCGCCGCCCGAGGACATCATCTGGTCCAAGTCCTTCGTGTGTGAGCGCGAGCGCTTCGATGGCACGGACATCAACCACCTCATCCTCGCTCGCGGCAAACAGATGGACTGGAAGCACCTGATGATGCGGTTCGATCCGCACTGGGAGGTGCTCCTGGCGCACCTGACCTTCTATCGCTTCGCCTACCCGGGACAGCGCGACCACGTGCCCCAGTGGATCTGGAACGAGCTGCTCGAACGGGCACGCAAGCAGGAGAATGAGCCCGAGAAGAAGAAGCTGTGCCGGGGGATGATCATTGCCCAGGGCCAGTACCGGGTGGATGTCGAGCACTGGGGCTATGCCGACGCCCGCGTGGAAGAGATCCCCACGTTTCGCGACTACAGGAAGGGCTGA